CATACCGGTTGGATTGAGATTCTAGGTTCTGGCATGGTCCATCCTCGCGTGTTAGAAATGGCTGGATATGATCCTAAGGAATATTCAGGTTTTGCCTTCGGAATGGGCGTAGAAAGAATCGCGATGCTGAAATACGGCGTAGACGACATCCGTCATTTCTACACAAATGACCAACGCTTCATAAAACAGTTTCAACGATTATAATCACGAGGAGGAGATTCATCTTGTTAGTGTCATATAAATGGTTAAATCAGTATGTGGATCTTAGTGGCGTAAGTCCACAAGCCTTAGCGGAAAAAATCACACGGGCCGGTGTTGAAGTAGATGTGATTCATGAGCGTCAACAAGGCATACACGGGGTTGTCGTGGGCTATGTACAGGATTGTCAGCAGCACCCCAACGCTGACAAGCTACGTGTCTGCCAGGTTGATATCGGAGAGGGCGAGCCTTCACAAATTATCTGTGGAGCCCCAAATGTGGCTCAAGGACAGAAAGTACCGGTTGCTAAGGTAGGCGCTGTCTTGCCGGGTGATTTCAAAATTAAAAAGGCAAAGCTCAGAGGTGAAGCCTCCCATGGTATGATCTGTTCCGCTCAAGAGCTTGGGATTGAAGATCGCTTAGTGGCTCCAGAGTTCAAAGACGGTATAATGGTGTTACCAGAGGACTTAGAGGTCGGTTCAGATGCCCTAGCTCACCTGGACCTTGATGATGTGGTATTAGAGCTCGACTTGACACCTAACCGCTCAGATTGTTTGAGTATGATAGGCGTTGCTTATGAAGTTGGAGCTATACTCGGTCGTAAAGTACACTTACCAGCTTACGAATTGCAAGAGACAGGTGCTCCAACAGCTGATCAAGTCAAGATAGATATCGAAGCAGAAGACTTATGCCCACACTATGCAGTACGCAAAGTGAGCAATGTTAAAATAGGTCCGTCACCATTATGGTTACAGAATCGCTTAACGGCGGCCGGTGTAAGACCGATCAACAACGTTGTTGATGTGACCAACTATATTATGTTGGAATACGGCCAGCCCTTACACGCCTTTGATGCGAAACAAGTGAAAGATCAGCATATCATTGTTCGTGAAGCCCAACAAGGAGAAAAAGTCGTCACGTTAGATAACCAATCGCGCACGTTAGAAGCAGGCACGCTCTTGATTACAGACCCAGAAAAAACAATTGCCATCGCAGGTGTCATGGGGGCAGCGAATTCTGAGGTAGAAGATGATACAACGGAGATTATCTTAGAATCCGCTTATTTTGATGGTCCGTCTGTCCGTCATACCTCTAGAGCGTTAGGCCTGCGATCTGAAGCGAGTGCCCGTTTTGAGAAAGGGGTTGACCCTGAGCGTATTCACGCTGCCGTTAACCATGCAGCATACCTGTTATCTGAATTAGCAGAAGGTGAAGTCCATCAAGGTGTGGCCGAAAAACAGGTGCGTGATATGCCGAGACAGGACATCTCAGTACATCTTGCTCGCCTAAACAAACTATTGGGGACCACTTTGCAACCAACAGAGGTCACGGAAATCTTTGACCGACTCGCGTTTGATTACGAGAACAAAGGACACGAAATTCGTGTTGAAGTCCCAACACGACGTCCAGATTTAGCCATTGAAGAAGATCTCATGGAAGAAGTGGCGCGTTTATACGGGTACGATGAGATTCCAACAACACTTCCAGCGGGCGTCACAACTGCAGGATCTAGAACACCTAGACAACAGTTACGACATACGATCAAGCATTATTTACAGGGTGCAGGATTAGACCAAGTCGTCACATACTCATTGACAAGTGAAACGAATGCCCAATGGGACACGTTTGAGAAAAACGTGTATACACCGATACCACTTAGCATGCCGATGAGTGAAGAGCGTAGTCACTTGAGAACGACGCTCGTCCCTAACCTTTTAGAAGTGACACAGTACAATAAAAATCGTAAGCAAAATCACACGCATATCTTTGAGGTCGGACACGTTTTTCTCACGCAAGAGCGTCAATTGACCTCCTTACCTGAGCAAGAAGAGCGTATTTCAGGGGCACTTTCAGGTCTATGGCAGATACATCCATGGCAACAAGTAAAAACACCGGTTGATTTCTTCGTTGTTAAGGGGGTATTAGAAGGATTATTTGAAAAGCTCGATGTTGGTGTACCGACATTTGTATCGACACAGATTGATCATTATCATCCTGGAAGAACGGCGCTCATTTACCTAAAAGATGAGGTCGTTGGGTTTATCGGACAACTCCACCCCGAAACTCAAAAAGAGTTAGACTTACAGCCAACATATGTGTTTGAACTTAGCTTTGAGCGATTGCTCAAACATCTACCAGAGGAAATCTCCTTCACTTCTCTGCCTAAGTTCCCAGGTATTCAGCGTGACCTCGCCGTTGTTGTAAATGAAGACATTAAGGCAGGAGACTTGGTACAAACCATAGAAGAAGTAGGGGGAGAGCTTCTCCGTTCCGTTTCTTTATTCGACGTCTATCAGGGTGAAGGCATTGAAGAGGGGAAAAAGAGCATGGCATACGCTTTATACTACCTCAATCCAGAACGCACGCTGACAGATGAAGAAGTAGGTCAAGTACACAATGAAATTGTGACGGCGCTTGAGAAAAAATGGAACGCCCTGTTACGAAAATAAACAATTAATGATAAGATGGAAGGAAAAGCACCGAGGAGGGCTTTTGGGTGAATGAAGAGCAGAAAAATTCGATATCGGTGAAAATACACGGTCAACGATATAAATTAAAAGGGGAAGAGTCCCCAGAATATTTGCAGAGTATCGCCCATTACGTCGATATGAAAATGAACGATATCGAGGAAAAAAACCCATCTTTGGATGTAGCTAAAGTGGCTGTCTTATCAGCTGTTAACATAGCGGATGAATATCACAAACTCAAAAAAGAGTACGATGAACTATTAAAATGGAAAGAAAACCAGACGAAGGAGTAACAGCATGGGTATGATGGATGTTATTTTAATCATTTGTTTTTTGCTCGGATTTTACACGGGCTACCGCCGCGGATTTATACTTCAGGCGGTCCACCTCGTGGGATTCATTGTCGCCTATGTTGTGGCATATCGATACTTCCGTGACGTGGCTCCCATGTTAGAAACGTGGGTCCCATACCCTTTCCATGATCAAGAAGTGGTCAGTGGATTTTGGGTCGAGATGATGCAAATAGAGACCCTTTTCTATTCCGCTATCGCCTTTGCTCTTTTGTTTTTCAGCACAAAGTTCATCCTTATGCTCATAGGACACTTGCTCACGATGATTGCACGATTACCAGTATTAAACTTTGCTAATCGCTGGTTAGGGGGAATACTAGGTTTTGTAGGGGCATTTATTGTGACATTTGTCCTTGTCCATGTTATGCTCTTTATACCCTGGCAAACGGGTCAAGATTCGCTTACAGATTCGGCCGTTGCCACGTGGATGCTTGACAAAGGAAGCTTTTTATCTGACCAAATGAAGGAATCGTGGAATACAAGGAGTGAGATATAGATGAGTGAGAAAGTGAAACTAACAACACTTTCATCTAAAGGTGGATGAGGATGCAAAATAGGTCCAGAAGACCTGTCGCAAGTTTTGCGACATTTACCAGAAACCGTACCGAATCCTAATGTATTAGTGGGACTAGATACCTCAGACGATGCCGGTGTTTATCGTATTACGGATGACGTGGCGCTTGTACAGACAGTAGACTTTTTCACGCCGATAGTCGATGATCCCTACATGTTCGGGCAGATTGCTGCCGCTAACTCCCTAAGCGATATTTACGCGATGGGAGGGAAACCGTTGACCGTCCTTAATATTGTTGGGTTCCCGATTAAGACACTAGACCGGTCCATTTTAGCTGACATCCTTCGCGGAGCTGGTGATAAAGTGGCTGAATCAGGTGCTACGCTTGTTGGCGGACATTCCATCGATGACCAGGAGCCAAAGTTCGGATTGGCGTGCACCGGAACGATACACCCAGACAAGGTTCGTGCTAACGTAGGGGCCAAGCCTGGTGATCGGCTGATCATAACGAAACCGATCGGTGTCGGGATACAAACGACAGCCATTAAGCGGGACCTACTGAAAGAGTCTGAGCTAGACAGGGTGATGACGGTCATGGCCACACTGAACAAAGAAGCGGCAGAGGCCATGCAAGGTTATCATGTTAATGCATGCACGGATATCACTGGCTTTGGCCTGTTAGGTCACGCATCAGAAGTGGCTAAGGGCAGTGATGTAGGACTTGTCATTCATCAGGACCAGGTTCCTGTACTAGAACGTACACGCGCACTTGCGGAAGAGGGCATTGTACCCGGAGGATCGAAGGATAACCATAAATGGCTTAGTGAATGTGTCCATTATGCAGAAGACATTGATCAAACCGATCAGTGGATCTTGTGTGATGCGGTGACGTCAGGAGGGTTACTCATCGCGGTTCCAGAAGCGGAAGCAGCCGATCTCCTTGAAGAGCTCAAAGCAAAGGGTGTCGAGGCAGCTGACATTGGATATGCGACAGAAGAACACCCTTGTGAGATCACCGTTAAAAAGCAGGTATAGTCAAGTTTTAAGAGTTGTTGGGACATTTCTCGACAACTCTTTTATTTTGGGCGAAGGCGAACCTTATTTTGTTGAAGGAATAAACGAACCTAAATGGAATTAAAAAGGGAGCGCTCTTATTAACCGTCTAAAGACATGAGAAAGGGTATGACGTATGAGAAAGTTTATGTCCAAACTAGGACCTTTTCAATTTACAGTCTACATCTCTGCTTCTATCATTTTTTTAAACGTGCTACTCATTAACCCTATTTTTCTATATTTTGTAAATGATATTGAAGTGGCCAAAGTGATTCTATTGAAAGAAGCCATTTTTTTGATTTGTACATTTACAATATTATACATCTTATCAAGTATGTACTATAAACGTACACGAGAAGTGGCTAAAGATGACCTCAAGCAGATGATTCAAAATCTACAAAATTATGTCTTCCGAATAAAAAAAGATGACAAAGGTCGGTTCATTTATACCTTCTCAGAGGGAAAGATTGCCGACGAGAGAGGACGTACGACGGAAAACATTTACGGCTTAACGAGTGAAGAGGCGTCAGGGAAAGTATGGGCTGACCAGGTTGACCCGTACTATGAACAAGCGTTTGAAGGAACAACAGTTAGCTATGAAGTGGTCAGTGAGGGCTGTCATTTATTCACGACACTCTCCCCCATCTACGAAAATGGAAAAGTCGTCGAGATCGTAGGGGCGTCCAGTGACATCACTGAAATTAAGCAAATGGAAGAGAATCTTAAACGGAGCCATGACCGGATTCATGACATCTTAGAGGGCATGGCTGAAGGCTTTTTAGCAATAAAGAGTAACGGTGATGTGACCTACATTAACTCTAGGGGTGCCAAACTTCTACATTGTAAGAAGCAGGATCTCATCGGTCAGCAAGTGTACGATATATTCCCACCAGAGATCATCTCCGAATTTGAAGAAGCGTATCAAAAATCCGTTCAGTATGGTGAGAGGTTAAAAAAAGAGACTTCATACAAAAAGAGATGGTTTGAAGTGACCCTATATCCCTCTCATGAAGGATGTAGCGTTTTCTTTAGTGATGTCACAGAAAGGAAACATTCTCAGGCTTTACTGCAGAAGTCAGAGAAACTAAGTGCAGTGGGGCAGCTTGCAGCGGGGGTGGCCCATGAGATCCGCAATCCTTTAACTAGTTTAAGAGGGTTTATTCAGCTTCTTCAAAAAGAAAACAGGCTACAACCACATCAGCACTATGTGAACATTATGATTTCAGAGCTAGACAGAATTGAATTAATTATCAGCGAGTTTTTGGTACTGGCGAAACCTCAAGCTGTACATTATCACCAAGCCGATATTTGTACCATGATTGAACATACGATGACCTTGTTAGAGACACAGGCGCATATGAACAATGTGGCCATTAATGTGGACATAGATACGAATATCCCGCGTATCGTCTGTGAACCCAATCAACTGAAACAAGTGTTTATTAATATCTTAAAAAATGCAATAGAGGCCATGCCTGACGGTGGTGAGGTTCAACTTAACGTTTATCGAGAGGATGAATGGATTAAAATCATATGTCGGGACGAAGGGATAGGGATTCAGGAAAAAGATTTGCA
The genomic region above belongs to Caldalkalibacillus salinus and contains:
- the pheT gene encoding phenylalanine--tRNA ligase subunit beta, coding for MLVSYKWLNQYVDLSGVSPQALAEKITRAGVEVDVIHERQQGIHGVVVGYVQDCQQHPNADKLRVCQVDIGEGEPSQIICGAPNVAQGQKVPVAKVGAVLPGDFKIKKAKLRGEASHGMICSAQELGIEDRLVAPEFKDGIMVLPEDLEVGSDALAHLDLDDVVLELDLTPNRSDCLSMIGVAYEVGAILGRKVHLPAYELQETGAPTADQVKIDIEAEDLCPHYAVRKVSNVKIGPSPLWLQNRLTAAGVRPINNVVDVTNYIMLEYGQPLHAFDAKQVKDQHIIVREAQQGEKVVTLDNQSRTLEAGTLLITDPEKTIAIAGVMGAANSEVEDDTTEIILESAYFDGPSVRHTSRALGLRSEASARFEKGVDPERIHAAVNHAAYLLSELAEGEVHQGVAEKQVRDMPRQDISVHLARLNKLLGTTLQPTEVTEIFDRLAFDYENKGHEIRVEVPTRRPDLAIEEDLMEEVARLYGYDEIPTTLPAGVTTAGSRTPRQQLRHTIKHYLQGAGLDQVVTYSLTSETNAQWDTFEKNVYTPIPLSMPMSEERSHLRTTLVPNLLEVTQYNKNRKQNHTHIFEVGHVFLTQERQLTSLPEQEERISGALSGLWQIHPWQQVKTPVDFFVVKGVLEGLFEKLDVGVPTFVSTQIDHYHPGRTALIYLKDEVVGFIGQLHPETQKELDLQPTYVFELSFERLLKHLPEEISFTSLPKFPGIQRDLAVVVNEDIKAGDLVQTIEEVGGELLRSVSLFDVYQGEGIEEGKKSMAYALYYLNPERTLTDEEVGQVHNEIVTALEKKWNALLRK
- the zapA gene encoding cell division protein ZapA, producing MNEEQKNSISVKIHGQRYKLKGEESPEYLQSIAHYVDMKMNDIEEKNPSLDVAKVAVLSAVNIADEYHKLKKEYDELLKWKENQTKE
- a CDS encoding CvpA family protein, which translates into the protein MGMMDVILIICFLLGFYTGYRRGFILQAVHLVGFIVAYVVAYRYFRDVAPMLETWVPYPFHDQEVVSGFWVEMMQIETLFYSAIAFALLFFSTKFILMLIGHLLTMIARLPVLNFANRWLGGILGFVGAFIVTFVLVHVMLFIPWQTGQDSLTDSAVATWMLDKGSFLSDQMKESWNTRSEI
- the selD gene encoding selenide, water dikinase SelD → MSEKVKLTTLSSKGGUGCKIGPEDLSQVLRHLPETVPNPNVLVGLDTSDDAGVYRITDDVALVQTVDFFTPIVDDPYMFGQIAAANSLSDIYAMGGKPLTVLNIVGFPIKTLDRSILADILRGAGDKVAESGATLVGGHSIDDQEPKFGLACTGTIHPDKVRANVGAKPGDRLIITKPIGVGIQTTAIKRDLLKESELDRVMTVMATLNKEAAEAMQGYHVNACTDITGFGLLGHASEVAKGSDVGLVIHQDQVPVLERTRALAEEGIVPGGSKDNHKWLSECVHYAEDIDQTDQWILCDAVTSGGLLIAVPEAEAADLLEELKAKGVEAADIGYATEEHPCEITVKKQV
- a CDS encoding ATP-binding protein — protein: MRKFMSKLGPFQFTVYISASIIFLNVLLINPIFLYFVNDIEVAKVILLKEAIFLICTFTILYILSSMYYKRTREVAKDDLKQMIQNLQNYVFRIKKDDKGRFIYTFSEGKIADERGRTTENIYGLTSEEASGKVWADQVDPYYEQAFEGTTVSYEVVSEGCHLFTTLSPIYENGKVVEIVGASSDITEIKQMEENLKRSHDRIHDILEGMAEGFLAIKSNGDVTYINSRGAKLLHCKKQDLIGQQVYDIFPPEIISEFEEAYQKSVQYGERLKKETSYKKRWFEVTLYPSHEGCSVFFSDVTERKHSQALLQKSEKLSAVGQLAAGVAHEIRNPLTSLRGFIQLLQKENRLQPHQHYVNIMISELDRIELIISEFLVLAKPQAVHYHQADICTMIEHTMTLLETQAHMNNVAINVDIDTNIPRIVCEPNQLKQVFINILKNAIEAMPDGGEVQLNVYREDEWIKIICRDEGIGIQEKDLQNLGDPFFTTKDDGTGLGLTVSFRIIENHGGRIEVNSQKGKGTTFTITLPLTPPEVSETAG